A single genomic interval of Fibrobacter sp. UWB4 harbors:
- a CDS encoding LysE family translocator translates to MSLEIALSFLLYAFVSGITPGPANLCSLSVAMGSGKSAAIKQWYGLFTGYTIVSLVSVFIVYFISSAFENFIKVFSFVGAAYIAYLAISLLIQAFKPLEEIRNSRTTGSFRTGLFVQLTNVKIMVFCLTAITTYMLPYHQDFPHLLLFSILLPLTGPICNLAWLFAGVLLQGLFKKHHRIFYTLMGLSLLYCAIGIVK, encoded by the coding sequence GTGTCACTAGAAATCGCACTTTCTTTTTTACTTTATGCATTCGTCTCGGGAATTACCCCGGGACCCGCGAACCTCTGTTCTCTCTCGGTAGCGATGGGCAGCGGGAAAAGCGCCGCCATAAAGCAGTGGTACGGACTTTTCACCGGATACACAATCGTCTCACTAGTATCCGTTTTTATCGTTTATTTTATCAGCAGCGCGTTTGAAAATTTCATCAAGGTATTTTCATTCGTTGGCGCAGCCTACATCGCATACCTCGCCATAAGCCTTTTAATTCAAGCGTTCAAGCCTCTCGAAGAAATCCGCAACAGCCGCACAACCGGAAGCTTCCGCACAGGTCTTTTCGTGCAACTCACGAACGTCAAAATCATGGTGTTCTGCCTCACGGCAATCACGACCTACATGCTCCCCTACCACCAGGATTTTCCGCACTTGCTGCTGTTCAGCATACTATTGCCGCTTACAGGCCCCATCTGCAATTTGGCGTGGCTTTTCGCAGGCGTTTTACTGCAAGGGCTTTTCAAAAAGCACCACAGAATTTTCTACACGCTCATGGGACTCTCGCTATTGTATTGCGCCATCGGGATTGTGAAGTGA
- the bioB gene encoding biotin synthase BioB, producing the protein MTITDYLTKDWDESKTLTREECLQILNFPDNQLDLLIEAAFKLRTKYKGNRVNIQLLTNVRSGNCTQNCAYCAQSRDSQAPIEKYKSVSDDKLYGDNNLVDEFHLSRHCIGLSGMGFTDKEIEELAERIAHMKKSGTHICCSIGFLTEHQARILKAAGLDRINHNLNTSRRFYPEICSTHTYERRIQNIRMLQNIGFEICCGGIIGMGESKEDVVDMLFDLVAINPESVPINFLLPVKGTRLANRDISGLTFEYGIKILCLARLLLPKSDIRCAAGREVYFKGHEKELFKVADSIFASGYLTEGGQSLEATFRQIENAGFTWAVESKDE; encoded by the coding sequence ATGACAATTACAGATTATTTGACAAAAGACTGGGACGAAAGCAAAACCCTTACTCGCGAAGAATGTTTGCAAATTTTAAATTTTCCGGATAATCAACTTGACTTGCTAATTGAAGCAGCATTCAAATTACGCACGAAATACAAAGGCAATCGTGTCAACATCCAGCTTTTGACGAATGTCCGTAGCGGCAACTGCACTCAAAATTGCGCCTATTGCGCCCAATCTCGCGATTCCCAAGCGCCCATTGAAAAATACAAAAGCGTTTCGGACGACAAGCTCTACGGCGATAATAATCTTGTTGATGAATTCCACCTGTCTAGGCATTGCATCGGGCTTTCGGGCATGGGCTTCACAGACAAAGAAATTGAAGAACTCGCCGAACGCATTGCGCACATGAAGAAATCGGGCACGCACATTTGCTGTTCCATCGGATTCTTGACCGAACACCAAGCCCGCATTTTAAAGGCGGCAGGCCTTGACCGCATCAATCACAACCTGAATACGAGCCGCCGTTTTTACCCCGAAATTTGCAGCACCCACACATACGAGCGACGCATCCAAAACATTCGCATGTTGCAGAACATCGGCTTTGAAATATGCTGTGGCGGCATCATCGGCATGGGCGAATCAAAAGAAGACGTGGTCGATATGCTTTTTGACTTGGTCGCCATCAATCCAGAATCCGTCCCCATAAACTTTTTGTTGCCGGTCAAAGGCACACGCCTCGCCAACCGCGACATTTCCGGGCTCACATTCGAATACGGCATCAAAATCCTTTGCCTAGCCCGTCTATTGCTCCCGAAATCGGACATCCGCTGCGCCGCCGGTCGCGAAGTCTATTTCAAAGGACACGAAAAGGAACTCTTCAAAGTCGCCGATTCCATTTTCGCTTCGGGGTACCTCACCGAAGGCGGTCAAAGCCTAGAAGCCACATTCCGCCAAATCGAAAATGCGGGTTTCACGTGGGCCGTAGAAAGCAAAGACGAATAA
- a CDS encoding DUF6803 family protein, whose protein sequence is MYSTHYMDLLMQNSPWNLILFMAIPVILAETIAITELFLLKSPNAHPTLSKVNHVAGILAGLAFFGIIVYFIPNVIIPLASAGEFRTWIDVVAIFSYILAGIPMILLALLNLKLLFRKVVEQKRTTYAILLLAAFLVLSHIAMIFGMVDPGIAGYKPKAKAVSEVQAPAHHMDSMLEGHHHHH, encoded by the coding sequence ATGTACTCTACTCACTATATGGATCTGCTGATGCAGAATTCTCCCTGGAACCTGATTCTCTTCATGGCAATCCCCGTCATTCTCGCAGAGACCATCGCCATCACGGAATTGTTCCTGCTCAAATCGCCAAATGCGCACCCGACACTCTCCAAAGTAAATCACGTCGCAGGGATTCTTGCGGGACTCGCATTCTTTGGAATCATAGTCTATTTCATTCCAAACGTCATCATTCCGCTAGCATCTGCTGGTGAATTCAGAACATGGATTGACGTCGTAGCCATATTCTCTTACATCCTTGCGGGCATTCCGATGATATTGCTCGCTCTTTTGAACTTGAAACTTTTATTCCGCAAAGTTGTCGAGCAGAAAAGAACGACATACGCTATTCTTCTACTCGCCGCATTTCTCGTGCTTTCTCACATTGCCATGATCTTCGGGATGGTTGACCCGGGAATTGCAGGCTACAAGCCCAAGGCGAAGGCAGTTTCCGAGGTTCAAGCCCCCGCACACCACATGGATTCAATGCTCGAAGGTCACCACCATCACCATTGA
- a CDS encoding dimethylsulfonioproprionate lyase family protein: MKNVIHNLIEESQKFLFKRAKIDDKIGLEAANFAVRDIPKPIGKFEKSDSPLIRYIGEAIKHGNPETADLLKALEPALPYLPWKYNYEPRPDMPDLADQMGWGEILGPEAPYHDEHFCFGFTLLGKNTFYPSHLHPATELYVILSGHAIWTLDGISKVRGPGEFVLHPSNHIHSMQTEHEPMLALYTWSGKDVKTLSKYV; this comes from the coding sequence ATGAAAAACGTTATCCACAACTTAATTGAAGAATCTCAAAAGTTCCTTTTCAAGAGAGCCAAAATAGACGACAAAATCGGACTCGAAGCCGCCAATTTCGCCGTCCGAGACATTCCAAAGCCAATTGGAAAATTTGAAAAAAGCGACTCGCCGCTAATCCGCTACATTGGAGAAGCCATCAAGCACGGGAATCCTGAAACCGCAGATTTGTTAAAAGCTTTGGAGCCCGCCCTCCCCTATTTGCCGTGGAAATACAATTACGAGCCGCGCCCCGACATGCCTGATTTGGCCGATCAAATGGGATGGGGAGAAATTCTCGGCCCAGAAGCGCCCTATCACGACGAGCATTTCTGTTTTGGCTTTACGCTCCTCGGCAAAAATACCTTTTACCCCTCCCACTTGCACCCCGCCACAGAACTGTACGTCATTTTGTCCGGACACGCCATCTGGACATTAGACGGAATCTCAAAAGTACGCGGTCCTGGAGAGTTTGTACTGCACCCGTCCAATCACATTCACTCCATGCAAACCGAACACGAGCCCATGCTCGCGCTCTACACGTGGAGCGGTAAAGATGTCAAAACGCTTTCAAAATATGTGTAA